A genomic segment from Nematostella vectensis chromosome 6, jaNemVect1.1, whole genome shotgun sequence encodes:
- the LOC116604140 gene encoding dopamine D2-like receptor: MSNPAVNNCSNTTDLPECPVITVDAKMVFSLFCLSVISIFTIFGNGLVCMAFIINRNLRILTNFYVVSLALSDILVGFVNIPLWMFWRAINYCQFRGNPLYEIFMIFDILCGTASIWNMVAISIDRLLAVAYPTVYRVRSKHPKLAAWFILFVWSFSILVGALRMTFPHWNYPLFLVIVSFFIPLIIILFSYGTIYKVVRMRSKWTGSVLIEIHLARTLAIVIGAFILCWGPFFVLNVVVMICKNDCSYGVAFEVIKWLQYACSCINPIIYTVRNKEFRHTFHEMICRCSYRRRVYTVNAREKRRTVKFCFCCDVPEFEMAPRPRCATVTEESQITTVPMTSMSSSHRSLLTLGFQNSFGAGVHSTNNKTATVPSR; encoded by the exons ATGTCAAACCCTGCTGTAAACAATTGCTCAAACACAACAGATCTTCCTGAGTGCCCAGTTATCACGGTGGATGCAAAGATGGttttttccttgttttgtCTCTCTGTGATCAGCATTTTTACCATCTTCGGAAATGGTTTGGTGTGCATGGCGTTTATCATCAACAGAAACTTGAGGATTTTGACTAATTTCTATGTGGTTTCGCTGGCTCTGAGCGACATTTTGGTCGGATTTGTTAATATCCCTCTCTGGATGTTCTGGCGTGCAATCAA CTATTGCCAATTCCGAGGGAATCCCCTGTACGAGATATTTATGATATTTGACATTCTTTGCGGCACGGCGTCCATATGGAACATGGTAGCCATCAGTATCGACAG GTTACTGGCCGTGGCCTACCCTACTGTGTACCGTGTACGTTCCAAGCACCCCAAATTGGCCGCCTGGTTCATTCTTTTCGTTTGGTCCTTTAGTATTCTCGTCGGAGCTTTGCGCATGACCTTCCCTCACTGGAACTACCCGCTCTTCCTTGTCATCGTCTCTTTCTTTATTCCTCTGATTATTATCTTATTTTCGTACGGGACCATCTACAAGGTCGTCAGGATGCGCTCCAAATGGACCGGCTCGGTTTTGATTGAGATACACCTTGCACGCACGCTCGCTATCGTTATCGGTGCGTTTATTTTGTGCTGGGGACCTTTCTTCGTTCTGAACGTTGTGGTAATGATATGCAAAAATGATTGCTCGTATGGAGTAGCGTTCGAAGTGATCAAGTGGCTTCAATACGCGTGTTCCTGTATAAATCCCATAATATACACTGTCAGAAACAAAGAGTTTCGTCACACGTTTCATGAGATGATATGTAGGTGCTCCTATCGTAGGCGCGTGTACACTGTAAATGCGCGCGAGAAGCGACGGACTGTCAAGTTCTGCTTTTGCTGTGATGTGCCGGAGTTTGAGATGGCACCGAGACCGCGGTGTGCTACTGTCACTGAGGAGTCACAGATTACCACAGTACCAATGACGTCAATGAGCAGTAGTCATCGGTCACTACTAACGCTAGGCTTTCAGAACTCGTTTGGCGCCGGCGTTCATTCGACCAATAATAAAACAGCTACAGTTCCTTCAAGGTGA